A stretch of the Notamacropus eugenii isolate mMacEug1 chromosome 2, mMacEug1.pri_v2, whole genome shotgun sequence genome encodes the following:
- the C1QTNF1 gene encoding complement C1q tumor necrosis factor-related protein 1 isoform X2: MYQPMPMPQINITILKGEKGDRGERGLQGKFGKTGSIGARGHVGPKGQKGTMGAPGDRCKNHYAAFSVGRKKPLHSNDYYQTLIFDMEFVNLYSHFNMFTGKFYCYVPGIYFFSLNVHTWNQKETYLHIMKNDAEVVILYAQVSDRSIMQSQSLMLELQEQDEVWVRLFKGERENAIFSDEFDTYITFSGYLIKHNAEP; the protein is encoded by the coding sequence gcGAAAAGGGTGACAGAGGAGAGCGAGGCCTCCAAGGGAAGTTTGGCAAAACAGGATCAATAGGTGCCAGGGGTCATGTTGGACCAAAGGGACAGAAGGGCACAATGGGGGCTCCTGGAGACCGATGTAAAAACCACTAtgctgccttctcagtgggacgGAAGAAGCCCTTGCACAGCAACGATTACTACCAGACACTGATTTTTGACATGGAATTTGTCAACCTCTACAGTCACTTCAACATGTTCACAGGTAAATTctactgctatgtgccaggcatctaCTTCTTCAGTCTCAACGTGCATACTTGGAACCAGAAGGAGACTTATCTCCACATCATGAAGAATGATGCTGAAGTGGTAATACTATATGCCCAGGTGAGCGACCGAAGCATCATGCAGAGCCAGAGCCTGATGCTGGAGCTGCAAGAGCAGGATGAGGTGTGGGTTCGGCTCTTCAAAGGGGAGCGAGAGAATGCCATCTTCAGTGATGAGTTTGACACCTACATCACCTTTAGCGGGTATCTGATCAAACACAATGCTGAGCCATAA